GATGCGGGCATCGGAGACGCCGCGCAGCAGCCGCGCCCCCAGCCACCGGCGGTCCAGCTCTCCCACCGCCACGCCTTCGAGTGCGCCGCCATCCTGGCGGATCGGCACGGCCAGCACGATGGCCGGCGGATCGTCCGGTGTCAGGAAGACGGCGGGCGGCGCCAGGCCCGAGGGCATGCGCTGCAACGCAAGCCGCGCCATGACCGGCAAACGATCCGCGGCGCGCGCGCCGGGCCGCCCCAGCATCACCAGCGGCTGGCCGCTCGCCGTGAACGTCCCCAGCGAGGCGAACCCCGGCGCGACCTCGCCGATATCGCCCAGGTCACCCAGCAGGTCGGTGCGGCCGGCCGTGCTCCTGGCCAGCACCACCGGGTGCTCGGCCACCAGGGTCAGCCCGACCAGGTGCTGATTGACCGCGCCGCCGATATCCGCGGCGAGCCCGCTTGCGAGCGCCTGCTGCAGGACGAGCTGCTGCTCGGCGGTGGCGCGCTCCTCCCAGCCCGTGGCGACCGTTGCCACGAAGAGGAGCGGAAACGCAGCGGCGGAGGCCATAGCCAGGGCCAGCCGGACGCGCAACGAGGTGGTATCGATCCGGTTGGCGTGGCGGGCGAGGCGTGGCCCGAGCACCAGCAGCGCGCCAGTGCCGCCGTACAGCAGAATGCCAGTCCAGATCCGGTTCGGGAGCGAGCTGCCGAGCATCCAGGCGAGGTAGGCCGCGCCAAGCCCAAGCTGCGCCGCCACCCGCGCCGCCCGCTGCCGCGTCACGCGCAGGCGCGTCGCCAGCACGCCGACGCCGCCCAGCAAGAACGCCACCCCATGCCAGCCGACCGTCGCCCGGAGCGGATCGTAGAAGGCGCCGAAGCTGCCCACCGAGACGGTCAGCAGCAGGATGCCGTTGAGCGCCGCTGCCACAGCCGCTGTCAGGACGAAGAGATCGATGCTGTCTTCACGGGGGGAGCTCGACGGGTCGCACCACGCGCTGAGCAGCGTTGCCAGGGCGAACGTGGAGTAGACCACGACGCCCGTCCAGCCCCCGGTGATGAGAAAGCTGACGGCGAGAATCAGCAGCGAGCCGGCCACGGCTGCGCCGGCTGCAACGGCCAGCGGCCCACGCGCACCGACTGTGGACGCAGCGACGAGCGCCGCGCCCGCCAGGAAGCTGATGACACCCACATGCGGCACCCAGCCGAAGATCGGGGCGAAGGTCGGGCCGCCGAGCTGGTGCGGTGCGACGAGCATCAGGCCGCCGACCAGGCCGCAGAAGATCCCCATTGCCCAGCGCAACAGGGTTGGTCTGATCCGCCGGCGCAGCCGTGCGATCACCGTTGTACCGCTCTCCCCAGTCTGAGCCGCCGCCGTCCGACCAACCACCGCAGGATAGTGCCGTAGATGTCGCGAGGGATGATAGCGCGCTGCCCTGTAGCGGCTCTGAGTCGTCTCCGAGTCAAAGAGATGACTCGGCGCTCCGACGCCAGCGCTCCGACCGCGCCAGCGGGGACGCGCCGTCCGTCGAGGGGTGCTGGACGGGCAGCCACAGTGACGACACTGGAACGTGCAGCGTGGCGGGTGGCCCGCCGATCGGCCGGTACACTGCTTGCAGGCGACACTGACAGGAACCGCCCTGCGAGGTGACACGATGTGCGGACGGTACACACTGACCAGCCCGGAGGATATCGCGGCTCGGTTCGGGCTGGGGGCGCTCTCGGAGACGGGCATCGAGCCACACCTCGAGGCGCGCTACAACGTCGCGCCGAGCCAGGCCGTGCCGGCGATCGTCCAGCACGCGGACACCCGCGAGCTGACGACGATGCGCTGGGGCTTTCAGCCGGCCTGGATGCGCTCGGATGGGCAGCGCCCGCCGCCGATCAACGCCCGCGGCGAGAGCCTGCTGGAGCGCCCGATGTTCCGCGGCTCGGTGCCGCACAGCCGCTGCCTGATCCCGGCCGACGGCTTCTATGAGTGGCTGGCCGTGCCCGGCAGCAAGACGAAGCAGCCGGTCTACATCCACCTGAAGGGCGGCGAGCTGTTCGCCTTCGCCGGGCTGTACGTGCAGGGCACGAGCGATGTCGGGCAGACCTGCGTCATCGTCACGACAGCCGCCAACGACGTCCTCCGCCCCATCCACGAGCGGATGCCGGTCATCCTCGACCGCGCAGCCGAGGAGGGCTGGCTCGATCCCGACCTGGACGACCCCAACGCGGCGCTCTCCTATCTGCAGCCGGTCGCGCCGGACCAGTTCGAGTACCACCCGGTCTCGTCGCTGGTCTCCTCAGCGCGCAACCAGGGGCCGCGGTTGATCGAGCCGCTGGCCGGCGCACCGACCGGCGCCCCACGCCTGCTGTAATGGCCAGGCCCCGTAAGCGCGCCGCTCTCGGGATACGAGAACCCGTGTCAATCTGAGGCCAGTGGTCATGCCTCCAGCAGCAGCCGCGCCAGCCGGTTGAGCAGCAGCGTCGCCACGGGGTCCAGCCCGTAGCGGTCCTCGAAGCGGAAGGTCGTGGTCAGGAGCCGTCCCTGCCCCACCGTCCGCAGCGTCGCCAGCGAGCCGGCGTTCGCCAGCCAGCCCTCGAACCAGCCGGCCAGGTGGAGGTCACCCGGCTGGAACGCGCCGGCGTCGATGGCCTGCGATGGGAAGATGTCGGCCACCTCCCAGCCCAGCTCGGGCAGCAGGGGCGCCGGGGCCAGCAGATCTGTCCGCGCCCAGGCCGCGCCGGCCGCCATCCGCCAGCTTTCGCCCGGGCTGAGCACGTTGAAGCGCAGCCCGACGGCGTCCGCGCCCTCGGCGGAGGTGGACGCGACGAACAGCACCCGCCCGCCTCCGTGCAGGTACTCCAGCAGCGTGCTGTCCAGCCGATTCGTCACGGCCAGCGGCGCCGTTCGGTCGAAGCCACGCCCGATCTGAAAGCCCTGCCGCTCCAGCCGCTGCCGGAAGACCCGCTCGAGGGTGCTGCCGTTCGCCCGGAGGTCGCGCGCCAGCCCGTCCTCGCGTGCGGCAAACGCCAGCTCGGCCTCAGTGCGGGTGACGGTCCGCCCGTCCGCGACCAGCCCTATCCGCAGCCGTGCCGTGCGCGGCGCGCCGGCCGGGACGCGGAAGCGGATGACGGTCCGCTCGTCCACGGCGTGCGCCCAGACCTCGACGGGCTGCTCGCCAGTGATGGCCGCGTCCTCCGGGCTGCCGTCGAGCTGCCAGCGGATCGTCCCCGAGATCGGGGTGGCCGTCGTGTTCGAGACGGCCACGCGGACCGTTGCCGTCTCGCCGCGCCAGACGTTCGGGCGCTCGGCGGTGGCGATCACCGCCACGTCGCCGTTCACCTGGGCCAACTCCGCCAGCAACGGCTTCGGCCGCCGCCAGTAGTCGAGCCAGCCGTTCCCCTCCCACTCGATATCCGTGAACTCGGTGACCACATACCCCTGGATGGCCGGCCGGCGACGCATCTCCCCGATCTGCGCCTTGAGCGCGCGGACGGCTCGCCGCTGGAGATGGGCGATCAGCCCTTCGGTGGTCCCGAAGACAGCCTCCAGCCCGAGCGTCCGCCACCGCTCCTCGAAGCCGGCCACCGTCCGGATCCGGTCGACCAGCGGATCGCCGGGCGGGGGCGGCGGCAGGCCCTCGACACGGTTGTACCCCTGGTCGAAGTGGAACCAGGGCGGCGCCTGCCCGCCGGAGCGCGCGCGGGCGTCGGCCGGATCGGAGACGGCCCAGTTCCCGAACTCCGAGACCAGGATCGGCTCGCCGTTCGAGCGGAAGCCCTGCGCGAAGTTGTCGTCGGGATGGGCCAGGATGAAGTCGAGCCGCTCGCGGAACCGCCCGATGCGCTCTGGCGTGGCGTAGTACTCGTGATAATCGTTCAGGTCGGTGACGACGTGCGCCCAGCCGGAGTTGTCGCAGACCGGGCGCGTCGGATCGATCCGCTTGACCTCGGCGAAGAGGTCCGTCACCCACTGCTGCTTCTCGGCGTCGTCCCAGACGCCGGTGATGCCCCAGTCCTCGTTGTAGAGGCTCCAGATCACCACGCTCGGATGGTTGAAGTCGCGTTCGATCGTCGCCAGCAGGTCGCGGCGGACGCCCGCCCGCGCCGTCTCGTCGAAGCGGGCCGGGTTGGCCGGCTCGGCCCAGATCAGCAGGCCGAGCCGGTCGGCAGCGTCCAGATAGCGGGGGTCCTCGGGCTTGATGTGCTTCCGCAGCATGTTGAACCCGAGATCCTTCGCAAGACGGATCTCCCGCTCGATCTCCGCATCGCTCGGGGCGGTGTAGAGCGTGTCCGGCCAGTAGGCCTGGTCGAGCGCGCCGCGCAGGTAGAGCGGCTGGCCGTTCAGCAGCAGCGTGCCGTCTCGGACCTCGACCGTCCGCAGCCCGAAGCACTCCTCGACCGTGTCGAGGGCGTCGGCATGGGCGTCGGCATGGCGGGCTGTCGTTCTGTCGAGCGGCCCGAGCGTGGCCCGCACGGCGTACAGGTGCGGCCTGTCCGGCTCCCAGCGCCGCGGATCGGGAATGGCGATCTCGGCGCTGGCCGAGGCGGCGTCCGGCCCGACGAGCACCTGTGCCGAGGCAACGACGGCCCGCGCCGTCGCGACGACCGCGTCGCTGCCAGCCGCGCGAATCTCCAGGTTGACGGCGCGCGGCCCGCTCAGCCCCACCGCCGAGACGGTGACCCTGACCGTGCCCCGAATGCCGTCCGGCTCGCAGCGGACCGTGCCGATGCGCTCGGCCGGCCGCGCCACCAGCGAGACCGGCTGCCACGGACCGCTGATCGGCGTATACCAGCGACCGCCCTGCTTGCCGTGTGGGATGCTCCTCACGTCGGCCGGATCGAACACGCGCACGGCGACCACGTTCGGGCCGTCCCAGCGGAGCGCCGCCCCGACCTCGCACGCGAACGGCGTGTAGCCGCCCTCGTGCCCGCCGACGTGCGTGCCGTTCAGCCAGACCTCGGCGGCGTAGTCCACCGCCCCGAAGTGCAGCGCCACGGACGGTGTGGCCGCCGGGGCCGAACCCGCCTGCCACGCGGCCGGCGCGTCGAACGCCCGCCGATACCACACCACCCCGGCGTAGCCCCGCAGGGATGGATCGGCGGCCTGCCAGGGCAGCGGCACGGTCAGGCGGCGGTCGAACGGCGTCGTCGGGGCGAACCAGCCCTCCGAGACGCCGGCGTCGGTCGGATCGAGCCGGGCATCCCAGACGCCATCAAGCGAGATCGCAGCACGCACGGAGTGTGGCTCCTTTTGGGTTGAGTCTCACGAAGGGCTTGTGGGCGACACAGCGGCGGGTGAGGGGCCGAGATCTACGCCACCGTCAGCTTCAGGACCGTCGCCGAGTGGGCCGGGAACGTGTAGGTCTGGCAGGCGGCAGCGTCCAGGCTCCGCTCGCGGACCGTCACCGCGTCCGGCCGCTCGAAGGTGTTCAGCACCTCGGGCGCGTCGCCGTTGACCTCGTAGGCGACGCCGCCGGCGAGCTTGCCGCCATCTTGCAGCTCGATGCTGGCCGAGATCGCGTGGTCGCGGTCGCGGTTGACGACGCCGACGACCAGCGTCCGGCCATCCTCGTCCAGCGTGGCGGCCACGTCGAGCAGCGGGAACGGGCCAAGATCGGCCACGCGGTGCTCGCGCGGCGAGGTCTCGGCCTCGGGGCGCAGGTCGTACTGGGGGCAGTCCACGAACGGATCGAGCGCCAGATCGCGCATGTGCTCGCCGTACAGGCGCAGTGGGTGGTAGACCGTCTGGAGGAACATCGCCTGCTGGTTGGTGAACATCGCGCCGATGGCGTTCACGAGCTGGGCGAAGTTGGCGAGCTTGACGGTCTTGCACTGCCGGATGAAGACGTTCAGGTAGCTGGCGATGGCCAGGGCATCCGCGAGGTCGTACTGCTCCTCGATGCCGGTCTTGCGGTGGACGGGGCCGCGTGCGCGGTACCAGACGTTCCACTCGTCGTAGGCGACGTGGATCGGGTGGGTCAGCTTCTGGTCGTAGCGCGCCTTGTCGATCATCCCCTGGGTGATGGTCAGTGCGCGCTCGGCCTGCTTCGGCGCGAAGACGTTGGAGTAGTAGTCGGCGCTGCCGGTGTAGATGTGGATGCTGTGGTAGTCCACGTACCGGGCCAGCCCATCGACGACCTCGCGGTCCCAGTCGCTCAGGCCGTCCTTGCCGCAGGCGACCAGCTTGATGGACGGATCGGTCAGTCGCATGACCTTGGCGAACTCGCGGGCCTTCTTGACGTAGTCCTCGGCGGTCATCTGCCCGAGCTGCCACGGACCCCACAGCTCGTTGCCCAGGCCCCAGAACTTGACGTTGTACGGCTCCGCGTGGCCGTTCTTGCGCCGGAGGTTGGCCCAGTGGGTATCGGTGGCGCCGTTGCAGTACTCGACCCACGCCTGGGCCTCGTCGATGGAGCCGGTGCCGGCGTTGACGCAGATGTACGGCTCGGTCCTAAGCTCGCGGGCGTAGGCCAGGAACTCGTCGGTGCCGAAGCGGTTGGACTCCTCAGCGCCCCAGGCCAGGTCGACCTTTCGCGGGCGCTGATCGAGCGGCCCGACGCCGTCGAGCCAGTGGTAGCCGCTCACGAAGTTGCCGCCCGGCCAGCGCAGGTTCGGCATCCGGAGTGCTCGCGCGCCCTCCAGCACGTCGGTGCGGAAGCCGCGCCCGTCGCTCAGCGGCGAGCCTTCCTCGTAGATGCCGCCGTAGATGCAGCGGCCCAGGTGCTCGACAAAGCCGCCGTAGATGTGCCGGTCGATGGTCCCGATGCGGCGGTCCCGGTCGATCTTGATGCGCGCCATGCGTGCCCCCTGTGTGCTCGCGTGTGGCGGGAACCGTAGCACGATTGCCAGCATGCAGCGACTGCGCTCAGCACGCCCGTATCGGCCCGCCGGAGCATGCGGCATACTCCCAGGCGGACGCATTGGCTGCTGAGGATGGTAGGAGGGATCATGGTCGATCTCACGGCGCAGCCGTTCAACCTGGACGCTGAGGGCGTGGCCTGGGTCCAGCGCACCATCGAGACGATGACGCTCGACGAGCAGATCGGCCAGCTCTTCGTCAACCTG
The sequence above is a segment of the Chloroflexota bacterium genome. Coding sequences within it:
- a CDS encoding SOS response-associated peptidase; the encoded protein is MCGRYTLTSPEDIAARFGLGALSETGIEPHLEARYNVAPSQAVPAIVQHADTRELTTMRWGFQPAWMRSDGQRPPPINARGESLLERPMFRGSVPHSRCLIPADGFYEWLAVPGSKTKQPVYIHLKGGELFAFAGLYVQGTSDVGQTCVIVTTAANDVLRPIHERMPVILDRAAEEGWLDPDLDDPNAALSYLQPVAPDQFEYHPVSSLVSSARNQGPRLIEPLAGAPTGAPRLL
- a CDS encoding alpha-N-arabinofuranosidase: MARIKIDRDRRIGTIDRHIYGGFVEHLGRCIYGGIYEEGSPLSDGRGFRTDVLEGARALRMPNLRWPGGNFVSGYHWLDGVGPLDQRPRKVDLAWGAEESNRFGTDEFLAYARELRTEPYICVNAGTGSIDEAQAWVEYCNGATDTHWANLRRKNGHAEPYNVKFWGLGNELWGPWQLGQMTAEDYVKKAREFAKVMRLTDPSIKLVACGKDGLSDWDREVVDGLARYVDYHSIHIYTGSADYYSNVFAPKQAERALTITQGMIDKARYDQKLTHPIHVAYDEWNVWYRARGPVHRKTGIEEQYDLADALAIASYLNVFIRQCKTVKLANFAQLVNAIGAMFTNQQAMFLQTVYHPLRLYGEHMRDLALDPFVDCPQYDLRPEAETSPREHRVADLGPFPLLDVAATLDEDGRTLVVGVVNRDRDHAISASIELQDGGKLAGGVAYEVNGDAPEVLNTFERPDAVTVRERSLDAAACQTYTFPAHSATVLKLTVA